One genomic segment of Terriglobales bacterium includes these proteins:
- a CDS encoding MoxR family ATPase → MEAAGNAISSNVESVSKLAAHVRGELGKVIVGQEATIDQLLLVILCGGHGLVEGVPGLAKTLAVKALALLLQLDFQRVQCTADLMPADVLGANIFNMGASSFTLHRGPVFTDLLLVDEINRTPPRTQAALLESMEERQVTIDGARHPLSSFFTVFATQNPVEFEGTYPLPEAQLDRFLMKILISYPGADQEVRILENYQNGFDARELEKVGLVTVDSSLLTAARREVAQVKVEPALFRYITTLVRRTREWPALSLGASPRAAISLMMVAKAIAAMDGRPYLIPDDVKSVAPPVLRHRIMLKPEADLEGVTADQVIRDVIAAVEVPK, encoded by the coding sequence ATGGAAGCAGCCGGCAACGCAATAAGCAGCAATGTCGAATCGGTAAGCAAGCTGGCGGCGCATGTGCGCGGCGAGCTGGGCAAGGTCATCGTAGGGCAAGAGGCCACAATTGATCAGTTATTGCTGGTCATTCTGTGTGGAGGTCACGGGCTGGTCGAGGGCGTGCCCGGATTGGCGAAAACCCTGGCCGTCAAAGCCCTGGCGCTCCTGCTGCAATTGGATTTTCAGCGCGTGCAGTGCACCGCCGACCTCATGCCGGCCGATGTTCTGGGCGCCAATATATTCAACATGGGCGCTTCGAGTTTCACGCTCCATCGCGGTCCGGTATTCACGGACTTGCTGCTGGTAGATGAAATCAACCGCACCCCTCCGCGGACGCAGGCGGCCCTGCTGGAATCCATGGAAGAGCGGCAGGTCACGATTGACGGAGCGCGCCATCCACTTTCCAGCTTCTTTACCGTATTCGCCACGCAGAACCCGGTGGAGTTTGAAGGGACCTATCCTCTGCCCGAGGCCCAGCTCGACCGCTTTTTGATGAAGATCCTTATCTCTTATCCCGGGGCCGATCAGGAGGTGAGAATTCTGGAGAATTATCAGAATGGCTTCGATGCGCGTGAATTGGAAAAAGTCGGCTTGGTGACGGTTGATTCCAGTCTGCTGACTGCTGCCCGCCGGGAGGTAGCACAAGTGAAAGTCGAACCCGCGCTCTTCCGTTACATTACAACTCTGGTGCGTCGCACCCGCGAATGGCCGGCGCTGAGCCTGGGAGCAAGTCCGCGTGCAGCCATCAGCCTGATGATGGTGGCCAAAGCCATCGCAGCCATGGATGGCCGGCCTTATCTAATTCCTGATGATGTGAAGTCGGTAGCGCCTCCAGTTTTGCGCCACCGGATCATGCTCAAACCCGAAGCTGACTTGGAAGGCGTAACCGCCGATCAGGTCATCCGCGACGTAATTGCAGCAGTGGAAGTTCCCAAATAA